The Laspinema palackyanum D2c nucleotide sequence GTCTGGCAGGATGTGGAAAAATTAACCGATGTGACTCATCGCATGATTTTGACAACCACCGGAGATTCTGAACCTCTGATGACTGATCCCACCTTACTCCGACAAATTATTTTGAACTTGCTGGTGAATGCGGTGAAGTATTCTCCCCAAGGCAGTTCTATTTATTGTGATTTTACCTTTAATGAAGGGGAAATCATTTTCCGCATCAAGGACAGGGGAATCGGGATTCCCCCGGAAGATCGGGCGAATTTGTTTACTCTGTTTCATCGGGCGAAAAATGTGGCAGCGAATGCCGGGAGTGGTTTGGGATTGGCAATTGTTAAGCGATCGGTGGATTTACTCGGGGGGAAAATTTGGTTGGAAAGTACCGTGGGAGAGGGGACAACTTTTACCGTAACCCTCCCAAAACTACCCGCGCTTTCTAGTCAAATTAATGATTACCATTCTATCAGCGCTTGAGGTGATTCGCTCTTTTAACCTCGTTCTTTTTGTCCGATGAATGTGACGTCACACCTGAGTTTCTTAACTCAAAAGCAAATGATCCGGCTAAATTCATAGGTAAGGCGCTGATCCCTGGGGACTAGAGGTTCCCCTTCTCTAGTTTTTCGAGGAATATTGCAAGTTGTCAATTGGTTAAAGAGTCAGGAATGAGTCTGGCGATCGCCCCAGTGAAGCATCAGGAAAGCGCTCAAGAGAATTGGCAATTTAGAAATTTTCGAGCATCCATTCTGAAGCGCGATCGCCCAAATCAATGGGAATGCTCACTGCCTTGCCTAAGCGGGGACGTTCGCGGGTGGTTGCAAGGTAAAGCTGCACCTGTTCGATGCCACCCCAGGCATTGAGATAACTGGCAACCACATCCAAATGAGCCAGATATTCCGACTCATTCATGGGGAAAGAGGCTTGTTCGAGGTATTTCCACATAATCAGGATGAAAATCTTCCCCTGAGTGCGCCGCACTTGGATATCGTAAGAGCGGCCCCACTTGGAAAGCAAGAGCTGGTGTAAGTCCTGTCCAGTCATAGAGAGAGTCCGTAAAAACTGAATCTTTACAGTTTGTTACAAAAATTGACAGCGAAATGCAAAAATGCGATCGAAGTGTCAAAGAATGTAATAATCTGTTGAGAAAGGCTGGAGATTCAGCATTTCCCTGGGGATTGTCCCTGCCTTTCCCCGGTAGTGACAGACTCGATATGAGGAATTGTTTAAACTAGGGTTCACCAATTTTAGCCCTTAGATGAGAGGCTAAGACATACAACTTAACACAGACGTAGCAAGATAGGTCATGGCTCAAGCTTCTGGAAATCCTGACGTCCCCAGCATGGGGCGTCGCCAATTTATGAACTTACTGACTTTCGGTGCAGTCACGGGGACGGCACTGGGAGCCTTGTATCCGGTGGTCAAGTATTTTATCCCGCCGTCGAGTGGC carries:
- a CDS encoding DUF3067 family protein; this translates as MTGQDLHQLLLSKWGRSYDIQVRRTQGKIFILIMWKYLEQASFPMNESEYLAHLDVVASYLNAWGGIEQVQLYLATTRERPRLGKAVSIPIDLGDRASEWMLENF